One segment of Natronosalvus halobius DNA contains the following:
- a CDS encoding PhzF family phenazine biosynthesis protein has product METRRILQVDAFTDEPLAGNPAGVVPNANDLSETQMQAIANEMAVSETAFLLESDDADRRIRYFTPTQEVDLCGHATIASFAWLAEHGDIEPGTSTLEANVGVLEIDVEADGTVWMTQDAPTIREVDLEYGDVADALGVNQAGLEGVSADLPLAVSSTGLPFLQVPITYLSDVGGAEPDANAVATLADRVGAAGVYLFTFDALEAESTLHGRAFAPGAGVPEDPVTGTASGACGAYLEHFGAFDDFPEELRLEQGHYVDRPGLVRVRVGDQVQVGGRAVTVLDGSLQVPEAEADDILEA; this is encoded by the coding sequence ATGGAGACGAGACGCATACTGCAGGTCGACGCGTTCACCGACGAACCGCTAGCCGGCAACCCCGCCGGCGTCGTCCCGAACGCGAACGACCTCTCGGAGACGCAGATGCAGGCCATCGCCAACGAGATGGCCGTCAGCGAGACGGCGTTCCTCCTCGAGAGCGACGACGCCGACCGTCGAATCCGCTACTTTACCCCCACCCAGGAGGTCGACCTCTGCGGGCACGCGACCATCGCCAGCTTCGCCTGGCTCGCCGAACACGGCGACATCGAGCCCGGAACTTCGACCCTCGAGGCGAACGTGGGGGTCCTCGAGATCGACGTCGAAGCCGACGGCACCGTCTGGATGACCCAGGACGCCCCAACGATTCGCGAGGTCGACCTCGAGTACGGGGACGTCGCCGACGCGCTGGGCGTCAACCAGGCTGGGCTCGAGGGCGTCTCCGCGGACCTCCCGCTGGCGGTCTCTTCGACCGGCCTCCCGTTCCTGCAGGTCCCGATCACCTACCTCTCGGACGTGGGCGGGGCCGAGCCGGACGCGAACGCCGTGGCGACGCTCGCCGACCGCGTCGGCGCCGCGGGCGTCTACCTGTTCACGTTCGACGCGCTCGAGGCCGAGTCGACCCTCCACGGCCGAGCGTTCGCCCCGGGGGCCGGCGTCCCGGAGGATCCCGTGACCGGCACCGCGAGCGGCGCCTGCGGCGCTTACCTCGAGCACTTCGGCGCGTTCGACGACTTCCCTGAGGAACTACGTCTCGAGCAGGGTCACTACGTCGACCGGCCCGGACTCGTTCGCGTCCGCGTCGGCGACCAGGTGCAGGTCGGCGGCCGAGCGGTGACCGTCCTGGACGGCTCGTTGCAGGTTCCCGAGGCCGAGGCGGACGACATCCTCGAGGCCTGA
- the thiC gene encoding phosphomethylpyrimidine synthase ThiC — protein sequence MVETQLQAARRGTVTDAMARVAAREQRDPEVVRKAVADGRAVIPANVGHDALDPMIIGRSFATKVNANIGNSETTSDVETELEKLHTAVHYGADTVMDLSTGGDLDRIRTANIEHSPVPIGTVPLYESVKRAGSPEDLTTELLLEVIEKQARQGVDYMTIHAGILLEHLPLTEGRTTGIVSRGGSILAKWMETHGEQNPLYQVYDDICAIFEEYDVTFSLGDSLRPGSLADACDEAQYAELDTLGHLTRRAWDQGVQVMVEGPGHVPMDRIAENVERQQDVCDGAPFYVLGPLVTDIAPGYDHITSAIGAAMAARAGAAMLCYVTPKEHLGLPEKDDVRDGLAAYRIAAHAADVANGRPGARDWDDALSEARYAFDWSVQFDLALDPERARSFHDQTLPGDNYKEARFCSMCGVEFCSMRIDQDTREEGELGRLTARTDLETSPAASVNLPPVGVHNEGEVVTDETGVERDRDPNVDATTDSR from the coding sequence ATGGTGGAGACGCAACTACAGGCCGCCCGGAGGGGGACGGTCACCGACGCGATGGCAAGAGTCGCAGCGCGAGAACAGCGCGACCCGGAAGTCGTTCGGAAGGCGGTCGCCGACGGTCGCGCCGTTATTCCAGCGAACGTCGGTCACGACGCGCTCGATCCGATGATCATCGGCCGCTCGTTCGCGACCAAGGTCAACGCCAACATCGGCAACAGCGAGACGACGAGCGACGTCGAGACCGAACTCGAGAAGCTTCACACGGCCGTGCACTACGGCGCCGATACCGTGATGGATCTCAGCACGGGCGGCGACCTCGATCGCATTCGGACGGCAAATATCGAGCACTCGCCCGTGCCGATCGGGACGGTTCCCCTATACGAGTCGGTCAAACGCGCCGGTTCGCCCGAAGACCTGACGACCGAGTTGCTGCTCGAGGTGATCGAAAAGCAGGCTCGACAGGGCGTCGATTACATGACGATTCACGCGGGAATCCTCCTCGAGCACCTGCCGTTGACGGAGGGACGAACGACCGGGATCGTCTCGCGAGGAGGCTCGATCCTCGCGAAGTGGATGGAAACCCACGGGGAACAGAATCCGCTCTATCAGGTCTACGACGACATCTGTGCCATCTTCGAGGAGTACGACGTGACGTTCAGCCTCGGAGACAGCCTCCGCCCGGGATCCCTGGCCGACGCCTGCGACGAGGCGCAGTACGCCGAGCTCGACACGCTGGGACACCTGACGCGGCGGGCCTGGGATCAGGGCGTCCAGGTCATGGTCGAGGGGCCAGGCCACGTCCCAATGGACCGAATCGCCGAAAACGTCGAGCGCCAGCAGGACGTCTGCGATGGCGCGCCGTTTTACGTCCTCGGGCCGCTGGTCACCGACATCGCGCCGGGATACGACCACATCACGAGCGCCATCGGGGCGGCAATGGCGGCCAGAGCCGGGGCCGCGATGCTCTGTTACGTCACGCCAAAAGAACACCTCGGGCTCCCGGAGAAAGACGACGTCCGAGACGGACTTGCAGCCTACCGAATCGCTGCCCACGCCGCCGACGTCGCGAACGGCCGCCCCGGGGCTCGAGACTGGGACGATGCCCTCTCGGAAGCCCGGTACGCGTTCGACTGGTCGGTCCAGTTCGACCTCGCCCTCGATCCCGAGCGCGCCCGGTCGTTCCACGACCAGACGCTCCCTGGTGACAACTACAAGGAGGCTCGTTTCTGTTCGATGTGCGGTGTCGAGTTCTGTTCGATGCGCATCGACCAGGATACCCGCGAGGAGGGGGAGCTAGGTCGGCTGACGGCACGGACGGATCTCGAGACCTCGCCGGCCGCTTCAGTCAACCTGCCGCCAGTTGGCGTCCACAACGAGGGTGAGGTTGTAACCGACGAGACGGGCGTCGAGAGAGACCGCGATCCGAATGTCGACGCGACCACCGATTCGCGCTGA
- a CDS encoding universal stress protein translates to MYECILVPTDGSVEGERAVEYAIDLARLHDATVRAIYVVNAANYGGLPMETAWDGITDALREEGEAAVERVVELAPDDVIVETQVLEGSPSRVIVAEAQPEKCDLVVMGTHGRGGIDRLLLGSVTERVVRRAGVPVLTVRVDGDHDDEPEGVQNAQATVE, encoded by the coding sequence ATGTACGAGTGTATCCTCGTCCCGACCGACGGCTCGGTCGAGGGCGAGCGTGCAGTCGAGTACGCCATCGACCTCGCCCGACTCCACGACGCGACGGTGCGCGCGATCTACGTGGTCAACGCGGCGAACTATGGCGGGCTGCCGATGGAGACCGCGTGGGACGGGATCACCGACGCACTCCGGGAGGAGGGGGAAGCAGCCGTCGAACGAGTCGTCGAACTCGCGCCCGACGACGTGATCGTCGAGACGCAGGTACTCGAGGGATCGCCCAGCCGGGTGATCGTCGCCGAAGCCCAACCGGAGAAGTGCGACCTCGTCGTCATGGGGACCCACGGCCGCGGCGGCATCGACCGCCTCCTCCTGGGAAGCGTCACCGAACGCGTCGTCAGGCGGGCTGGCGTCCCGGTCCTGACCGTTCGCGTCGACGGCGACCACGACGACGAACCCGAGGGGGTGCAGAACGCCCAGGCGACCGTCGAGTAA
- a CDS encoding biotin--[acetyl-CoA-carboxylase] ligase, which produces MNDTRRAVLEALADGPVSGPGLAAELECSRAAVWKHVEALRDAGFDVESTGSGYVLGGDSIDAYSGPAIEYGLEAPFEVEYHETLASTNDRARELAGNGEADVAVIADEQTGGRGRLDRPWVGPRGGVWLSILCRPEIPPARAPLYTLAAAVATARAAREAGVDAAIKWPNDVIVPGDGDDYRKLAGILTEMEGETDRVAWLVVGIGINANLEAVDLPEVATSISDEAEAVDRRRFVQRVLEAFDEYRSNLDAVIPAWRELAATPGQRVRVAVAGTELVGRAVDVDEHGALKIATDEGERTVTTGDCEHLRPVE; this is translated from the coding sequence ATGAACGACACGCGACGCGCCGTCCTCGAGGCGCTGGCCGACGGCCCCGTGTCGGGGCCGGGCCTCGCCGCAGAACTCGAGTGCTCCCGTGCGGCCGTCTGGAAACACGTCGAGGCGCTCCGGGACGCCGGCTTCGACGTCGAGAGCACCGGATCGGGCTACGTCCTGGGTGGGGATTCGATCGACGCGTACTCCGGGCCGGCGATCGAGTACGGCCTCGAGGCGCCCTTCGAGGTCGAGTACCACGAGACGCTCGCCAGCACGAACGACCGCGCACGCGAATTGGCCGGGAACGGCGAGGCCGACGTCGCCGTAATCGCCGACGAGCAGACCGGCGGCCGCGGGCGACTCGACCGACCCTGGGTCGGTCCCCGGGGCGGCGTCTGGCTCAGTATCCTCTGTCGACCCGAGATCCCGCCCGCTCGCGCGCCCCTCTACACCCTCGCGGCCGCGGTCGCCACGGCCAGGGCTGCTCGAGAGGCGGGCGTCGACGCAGCGATCAAGTGGCCCAACGACGTGATCGTGCCGGGCGACGGGGACGACTACCGCAAGCTTGCGGGCATTCTGACGGAGATGGAGGGTGAGACCGACCGCGTCGCGTGGCTCGTCGTCGGCATCGGCATCAATGCCAACCTCGAGGCCGTCGACCTGCCCGAGGTAGCGACGAGCATCAGCGACGAAGCGGAGGCCGTCGACCGACGTCGGTTCGTCCAGCGGGTGCTCGAGGCCTTCGACGAGTACCGGTCGAACCTGGACGCGGTGATCCCCGCCTGGCGTGAACTCGCGGCGACGCCCGGCCAGCGCGTTCGGGTCGCGGTCGCCGGAACCGAACTCGTCGGTCGAGCCGTCGACGTCGACGAGCACGGCGCGCTCAAGATTGCGACCGACGAGGGCGAACGGACGGTGACGACGGGCGACTGCGAGCACCTTCGCCCGGTCGAGTAA
- a CDS encoding peptidase M10A and M12B matrixin and adamalysin, with translation MVSFDPPIVKRRSFLAGVGSLGTLGTLRYATREPATEIEVRFWLTEQASTYDIADLLVAHLEAALEYEFWKVDVSFGGVVPVDSEDGAHPVRSGQWPLAVGSGATGIGSIDAAKDVNLLVTDGPMHTSPTGYAIPHVASVGGARHIAELEPPSQEGVELPYSRPNLTVQVVIHEVGHTLGLRHEHGRTYVANEATVSTPMMSAYAWDSSFDSERSRCGYEYAPPPYPDRKLTHRFSLCAESTLREYKGGVNLR, from the coding sequence ATGGTTTCGTTCGACCCTCCGATCGTGAAGCGCCGGTCGTTTCTCGCTGGGGTCGGATCGCTGGGTACGCTGGGAACGCTCAGGTACGCGACGCGCGAGCCGGCGACCGAGATCGAGGTACGATTCTGGCTGACCGAGCAGGCCTCGACGTACGATATCGCCGACCTGCTCGTGGCCCACCTCGAGGCCGCGCTCGAGTACGAGTTCTGGAAAGTCGACGTCTCCTTCGGCGGCGTCGTTCCCGTCGATTCCGAGGACGGTGCCCATCCAGTCCGGTCGGGGCAGTGGCCCCTTGCTGTCGGATCAGGAGCGACGGGGATCGGTTCGATCGACGCCGCGAAGGACGTCAACCTGCTGGTCACCGACGGACCGATGCACACGTCGCCGACGGGCTACGCGATTCCACACGTCGCCTCGGTCGGTGGGGCGCGTCATATCGCCGAACTCGAACCGCCGAGCCAGGAAGGGGTCGAACTCCCGTACTCGCGACCCAACCTCACCGTCCAGGTCGTGATCCACGAAGTCGGCCACACGCTTGGACTCCGCCACGAACACGGGCGGACGTACGTCGCCAACGAAGCGACCGTGTCGACGCCGATGATGAGCGCCTACGCGTGGGACTCGTCGTTCGACTCCGAGAGATCCCGTTGTGGCTACGAGTACGCGCCACCGCCGTACCCGGATCGAAAGCTCACCCACCGGTTTTCCCTCTGCGCGGAGTCGACGTTGCGCGAATACAAGGGTGGCGTCAATCTGCGGTAG
- the otsB gene encoding trehalose-phosphatase has translation MSLQQRTTRDLQERLATGLDRHDELLACFDFDGTLAPIVDDPTRARPLPAAERALERLDSHEDVTTAIVSGRALADVSRRVDGPSVYGGNHGLELARDDSVAVHPVARKRSRLVEQCCDVLEDRLQDVSGCRVENKRLTGTVHVRHVSRELVPVVEQETRAVVDRVGNGDLECSHGKAILEFGPQVPWTKGDAVSLLRSRRARDPFVLYVGDDVTDETVFRRLSSDGLGVAVGRATETAASCQVRSPRAVAHLLDWLVDATAGRFE, from the coding sequence ATGTCCCTCCAGCAACGAACGACCCGAGACCTGCAGGAACGCCTCGCAACCGGACTCGACCGCCACGACGAACTGCTGGCGTGTTTCGACTTCGACGGCACGCTCGCCCCCATCGTCGATGACCCCACGCGGGCGCGACCGCTTCCGGCGGCCGAACGCGCCCTCGAGCGCCTCGATTCCCACGAGGACGTGACGACGGCAATCGTCAGCGGGCGCGCGCTCGCCGACGTCTCCCGGCGCGTCGACGGACCGTCGGTCTACGGCGGGAATCACGGCCTCGAACTCGCACGGGACGATTCGGTCGCCGTCCACCCCGTCGCACGGAAGCGGTCACGCCTGGTCGAACAGTGCTGTGACGTCCTCGAGGACCGCCTCCAGGACGTCTCCGGTTGTCGCGTCGAGAACAAACGCCTCACCGGGACGGTCCACGTTCGCCACGTGTCGCGGGAGCTGGTCCCGGTCGTCGAACAGGAGACGCGAGCGGTCGTCGATCGGGTCGGGAACGGCGACCTGGAGTGCAGCCACGGCAAGGCCATCCTCGAGTTCGGCCCGCAGGTTCCCTGGACGAAAGGCGACGCCGTCTCCTTGCTCCGGTCGAGGCGGGCGCGGGATCCGTTTGTCCTGTACGTCGGCGACGACGTGACCGACGAGACGGTCTTTCGTCGCCTCAGTTCGGACGGACTGGGCGTCGCCGTCGGACGAGCGACGGAGACGGCCGCCTCGTGTCAGGTTCGATCGCCTCGAGCCGTGGCACACCTCCTGGACTGGCTCGTCGACGCTACGGCTGGGCGGTTCGAGTGA
- a CDS encoding alpha,alpha-trehalose-phosphate synthase (UDP-forming): protein MRFTERVAVAESNQANDLRNAGRRVVTDGGVDFDAPESLLVVSNRQPYRHEWTDGGVSDENGNGDDDGNGDENEDGNDPGDRDVTVDEPTGGLTAGLDPVMRAIGGTWIAWGDGSADRAVTDENDRVDVPPGSDDQYTLRRVWLSDEAVDGYYTGYSNRVLWPLCHGMTELVESRPNDLEWYRHVNRQFADAVLEEATDESVIWLQDYHLGLAPSMIRAEAPAGATVAQFWHIPWPDPSSFAACPNARELLVGLLGTDVFGFHIERYGTAFLECVQETLPSATVDFGERTVEYDGHETRIVATPMGVDASSYEERAREIGADRWDSLRERYDIPDGCAVGLGVDRLDYTKGIPERLAALERLFEGYPEWRESFTFLQKATPSRTEIPSYDRLGRQVRSTVDRINERFGTDDWQPVVYTEDFLDRADLTTLYREADLLVVSSVRDGMNLVAQEYVASSVDGDGALVLSEHAGAADALGYPAFTIDPADTDRFARTIADALGTPKSERTTRMAALRTHVSDHDLEWWMSKQFAHIEAARFPAVDRRVNDVSRSL, encoded by the coding sequence ATGCGATTTACGGAGCGAGTAGCGGTGGCGGAGTCGAATCAGGCGAACGATTTACGGAACGCCGGCCGGCGGGTCGTGACCGACGGCGGCGTCGATTTCGACGCCCCGGAATCGCTGCTCGTCGTCTCGAATCGGCAGCCGTACCGTCACGAGTGGACTGACGGGGGCGTCAGTGACGAGAACGGCAACGGCGATGACGACGGAAACGGCGACGAGAACGAGGACGGCAACGACCCAGGCGACCGCGACGTCACCGTCGACGAACCGACCGGCGGACTGACCGCCGGACTCGATCCCGTGATGCGAGCGATCGGCGGCACCTGGATCGCCTGGGGCGACGGCAGCGCCGACCGCGCGGTTACCGACGAAAACGACCGCGTCGACGTCCCACCCGGAAGCGACGATCAGTACACCCTGCGGCGGGTCTGGCTCTCGGACGAGGCCGTCGACGGCTACTACACGGGCTACAGCAACCGCGTCCTCTGGCCGCTCTGTCACGGCATGACCGAACTGGTCGAGTCTCGACCGAACGACCTCGAGTGGTATCGTCACGTGAACCGACAGTTTGCCGACGCCGTCCTCGAAGAGGCCACCGACGAGTCCGTAATCTGGCTCCAGGACTACCACCTCGGGCTCGCGCCGTCGATGATCCGGGCGGAGGCACCAGCGGGTGCGACGGTCGCTCAGTTCTGGCACATTCCGTGGCCTGACCCGTCGTCGTTCGCCGCCTGCCCCAACGCCCGCGAACTCCTCGTGGGGCTGCTCGGGACCGACGTGTTCGGCTTCCACATCGAGCGCTACGGGACGGCTTTCCTCGAGTGCGTCCAGGAGACGCTTCCGTCGGCGACGGTCGATTTCGGCGAGCGCACCGTCGAGTACGACGGCCACGAGACGCGAATCGTCGCGACGCCGATGGGCGTCGACGCGAGCAGCTACGAGGAACGGGCCCGAGAGATCGGGGCCGACAGGTGGGATTCCCTACGCGAGCGGTACGACATCCCCGACGGCTGTGCCGTCGGCCTGGGTGTCGACCGCCTCGATTACACCAAAGGGATTCCGGAGCGACTGGCCGCCCTCGAGCGCCTCTTCGAGGGGTACCCCGAGTGGCGCGAGTCGTTCACGTTCCTCCAGAAGGCGACGCCGAGTCGGACGGAGATTCCGAGCTACGATCGACTCGGACGGCAGGTTCGATCGACCGTCGACCGCATCAACGAACGCTTCGGTACCGACGACTGGCAGCCGGTCGTCTACACGGAGGACTTCCTGGACCGGGCCGACCTGACCACGCTCTACCGCGAGGCTGACCTCCTCGTCGTCAGCTCGGTCCGCGACGGGATGAATCTCGTCGCCCAGGAGTACGTCGCGTCCTCGGTCGACGGCGACGGCGCCCTCGTTCTCAGTGAGCACGCAGGAGCGGCCGACGCGCTCGGCTATCCGGCGTTCACGATCGACCCAGCGGACACCGATCGGTTCGCGCGAACGATCGCCGACGCGCTCGGGACCCCGAAGAGCGAGCGGACGACCCGGATGGCCGCCCTGCGAACCCACGTCTCCGATCACGACCTCGAGTGGTGGATGAGCAAGCAGTTCGCCCACATCGAGGCAGCCCGATTTCCAGCAGTCGACCGACGAGTGAACGACGTGTCACGATCCCTCTGA
- a CDS encoding aminopeptidase P family protein — MNEPFADRVRRCQRGLADRGAGALIASPGPALTYLTGVEESPSERHFLAIVPRDGLPVVVAPAMYRAELEAAPVDRIVLWDDGDDPVEALTSAFEIVGLEPGTGTDETILLDDRLWTTFAQDVRGLFPDATYDLASQVLEPLRLRKDRTERAALRRAGDLADRVSTTLRERGEEVVGLTERDLADEIDRLLEAEGGRGPAFDTIVAAGENGARPHHQPGDRSIEAGDPVVLDFGAFVDADLESGQARYPGDQTRTLVFTSDPPEGYREVHETVARAQRAAIEHVEPGVTAESVDAVAREIITDAGYGDAFVHRTGHGVGLEVHEPPYVVEGNDQALEPGMVFSVEPGIYLDSEFGVRLEDLVVVTEDGCERLNATPLGWACESDRR; from the coding sequence ATGAACGAGCCGTTCGCCGATCGAGTACGGCGGTGCCAGCGAGGCCTCGCCGACCGCGGTGCCGGTGCGCTGATCGCCTCGCCTGGACCGGCGCTCACGTACCTGACGGGCGTCGAGGAGTCGCCGTCCGAACGTCACTTCCTGGCCATCGTTCCCCGCGACGGGCTGCCGGTCGTGGTCGCGCCCGCGATGTACAGAGCGGAACTCGAGGCTGCGCCCGTCGATCGGATCGTCCTCTGGGACGACGGCGACGACCCCGTCGAGGCGCTCACGAGCGCGTTCGAAATCGTCGGTCTCGAGCCGGGAACCGGGACCGACGAGACGATCCTGCTCGACGACCGCCTCTGGACGACCTTCGCCCAGGACGTTCGCGGCCTGTTTCCCGACGCGACGTACGACCTCGCGAGCCAGGTGCTCGAGCCCCTCCGCCTCCGAAAGGACCGAACCGAACGGGCAGCCCTTCGTCGAGCGGGCGACCTCGCCGACCGTGTCTCCACGACGCTCCGCGAACGCGGCGAGGAGGTCGTCGGGCTAACCGAACGGGACCTTGCCGACGAAATCGACCGATTGCTCGAGGCCGAGGGTGGCCGCGGTCCCGCGTTCGACACCATCGTGGCTGCGGGCGAGAATGGCGCGCGTCCGCACCACCAGCCTGGGGACCGTTCCATCGAGGCGGGTGATCCGGTCGTCCTCGACTTCGGCGCGTTCGTCGACGCGGACCTGGAGTCTGGCCAGGCCCGCTATCCCGGCGACCAGACCCGGACGCTGGTCTTCACCAGCGATCCGCCCGAAGGGTACCGGGAGGTGCACGAGACCGTCGCCCGCGCCCAGCGGGCGGCGATCGAGCACGTCGAACCCGGCGTCACGGCCGAGTCGGTCGACGCCGTCGCCCGCGAGATCATCACCGACGCAGGCTACGGCGACGCCTTCGTTCATCGCACCGGCCACGGCGTCGGCCTCGAGGTCCACGAACCGCCCTACGTCGTCGAGGGGAACGACCAGGCCCTCGAGCCGGGCATGGTCTTCAGCGTCGAGCCCGGAATCTACCTCGACAGCGAGTTCGGCGTTCGACTCGAAGACCTCGTGGTGGTCACGGAGGACGGCTGCGAGCGGCTGAACGCTACGCCGCTGGGTTGGGCGTGCGAGAGCGATCGCCGATAA
- a CDS encoding glutamate-cysteine ligase family protein, whose product MQLSLELEYWTVDDTGALAPATPVLDRIDDLHAESADPMLEVVTDPCDSIPELQEEVAFRLQEAIEIGREEGRHLVPLATPLNAGSLGTSDTPRTRIQRQVLGNAFEKATYCAGTHLHVDQIEGAEVDQLNLLTALDPAFALAGSSTYHQGENVAACARPHVYRRTCYGDHPRLGRLWPYAKDVDEWNDRIDATFDGFRQQAIAEGIDQETFDEHFTPEDTIWAPVRLRQEFDTIEWRAPDVALPGQVLRLAEDVRDILSLVENRRVEIGGRGDITGSTVSIPEFDRVKQHVSNAIDYGLEAPAVERYLETMGFDPSAYRPVSTDLEDRPRLSRTQAQRLRLRYAHRLEREVDALASEQSPARPPVLQPV is encoded by the coding sequence ATGCAACTCAGTCTCGAACTCGAATACTGGACCGTCGACGATACGGGTGCACTCGCACCTGCAACACCGGTGCTCGACCGCATCGACGATCTTCACGCCGAGAGCGCAGACCCAATGCTCGAGGTCGTCACCGATCCGTGCGATAGCATCCCCGAACTCCAGGAGGAGGTCGCGTTCAGACTCCAGGAAGCGATAGAAATCGGTCGAGAAGAAGGACGCCATCTCGTCCCGCTCGCCACCCCGCTCAACGCCGGTTCTCTCGGCACGAGCGATACGCCTCGGACGCGGATTCAGCGTCAGGTTCTCGGCAACGCGTTCGAGAAGGCCACCTATTGCGCCGGTACCCACCTGCACGTCGATCAGATCGAGGGGGCCGAAGTCGACCAGTTGAACCTCCTGACCGCACTGGATCCGGCGTTTGCGCTCGCCGGGAGTTCCACGTACCACCAGGGAGAGAACGTGGCTGCCTGTGCGCGCCCCCACGTCTACCGGCGGACGTGTTACGGCGACCATCCCCGGCTCGGCCGGTTGTGGCCCTACGCCAAGGACGTAGACGAGTGGAACGACCGGATCGACGCCACGTTCGACGGCTTTCGTCAACAGGCGATTGCCGAAGGCATCGACCAGGAGACGTTCGACGAGCACTTTACGCCAGAGGATACGATCTGGGCACCGGTTCGATTGCGCCAGGAATTCGACACGATCGAATGGCGTGCTCCGGACGTCGCACTCCCTGGACAGGTACTGCGACTCGCCGAAGACGTCCGAGATATCTTGAGCCTCGTCGAGAATAGGCGCGTGGAGATCGGAGGACGTGGCGACATTACGGGGTCAACCGTGTCGATACCCGAGTTCGATCGCGTGAAACAGCACGTGAGTAACGCCATCGATTACGGGCTCGAGGCGCCTGCTGTCGAGCGATACCTCGAGACGATGGGATTCGACCCCTCCGCCTATCGTCCGGTCTCGACGGATCTCGAGGATAGACCACGACTGTCCAGGACGCAAGCACAGCGACTTCGCCTTCGTTATGCCCACCGACTCGAACGGGAAGTCGACGCACTCGCCTCCGAGCAATCACCAGCGAGGCCTCCGGTTCTCCAGCCGGTCTGA
- a CDS encoding PQQ-binding-like beta-propeller repeat protein, producing the protein MAVRRGARPRFDRDRRRPHLHPGPGRLTALDAEDGSSEWETADIGAERTLSTDGDALYVGGDPIRAIDAETGDVRWESEIDSLELAVGHGMVYTASDHTVYALDIEDGSIRWERERVEVETDDGTETAEELQFGDVSDDAVYVFDSSYAPGRAGMFAGLDPETGETVVTVDHDESVTQLIAGSGYVALFPGYDATSLYDMATREVVASTSRTLDHTIVDETYFALGRDGTLSAFDLSENGDHAWTLDQYHSLPALEDETVLTAYGPDSADMPDDEDDEDRVIAYDLETGEERWRYAFDEREWIGSQESIVADEATVYVSRDGELLALRMEDEEDGDGEEPDEEPGEDDPGDEDPEEEPDDDRSLGNRAGFDRFGRVCRLHRHPAKRRYGAGRTRRDARGRGSYPVRNGRGRG; encoded by the coding sequence CTGGCGGTACGACGGGGCGCACGACCTCGGTTCGACCGTGATCGCCGACGACCGCATCTACACCCTGGCCCAGGGAGGCTAACCGCACTCGACGCCGAGGATGGCTCGAGCGAGTGGGAGACGGCTGACATCGGCGCCGAGCGAACGCTCTCGACCGACGGCGACGCGCTCTACGTGGGCGGTGATCCGATCCGGGCTATCGACGCCGAGACGGGCGACGTCCGCTGGGAGAGCGAGATAGACAGCCTCGAGCTGGCGGTCGGGCACGGTATGGTATACACCGCGAGCGATCACACCGTCTACGCGCTCGACATCGAAGACGGCTCGATCCGATGGGAACGCGAGCGCGTCGAAGTAGAGACGGACGACGGGACGGAAACGGCCGAAGAATTGCAGTTCGGCGACGTCTCCGACGATGCCGTCTACGTGTTCGATTCGTCCTACGCACCCGGGCGTGCGGGGATGTTCGCCGGGCTCGATCCCGAGACGGGCGAGACGGTGGTCACGGTCGACCACGACGAGTCGGTCACCCAACTCATCGCCGGCTCGGGCTACGTCGCCCTCTTCCCCGGTTACGACGCCACCTCTCTCTACGATATGGCCACCCGGGAGGTCGTCGCTAGTACGTCCAGGACGCTCGATCACACCATCGTCGACGAGACGTACTTCGCGCTCGGCAGGGACGGAACACTCTCGGCGTTCGACCTCTCCGAGAACGGCGACCACGCGTGGACCCTCGATCAATACCACAGCCTCCCCGCACTCGAGGACGAGACTGTCCTCACCGCGTACGGGCCGGATTCAGCCGACATGCCCGACGACGAAGACGACGAGGATCGGGTGATCGCCTACGATCTCGAGACCGGCGAGGAACGCTGGCGGTACGCGTTCGACGAACGCGAGTGGATCGGAAGCCAGGAATCGATCGTCGCCGACGAGGCTACCGTCTACGTCAGTCGCGATGGGGAGTTACTAGCCCTCCGGATGGAGGACGAAGAAGATGGAGACGGGGAGGAACCCGACGAAGAACCCGGCGAGGACGATCCGGGCGACGAAGATCCAGAAGAGGAACCCGACGACGATCGATCTCTCGGTAACCGGGCCGGATTCGATCGCTTCGGGAGAGTCTGCCGACTTCACCGTCACCCTGCGAAACGACGGTACGGAGCCGGTCGAACTCGACGTGACGCTCGAGGTCGAGGATCGTACCCGGTCCGGAACGGTCGAGGTCGCGGGTGA